One window of the Candidatus Neomarinimicrobiota bacterium genome contains the following:
- a CDS encoding ferrous iron transport protein A yields the protein MILTDLNPGETGTINDIKGDTHLQNRLVELGLLSGIEVRMVKQAPFKGPVEIKFRDSYLSIRWQDARQIDLIK from the coding sequence ATGATTTTAACCGATTTAAATCCGGGAGAAACAGGTACCATAAATGATATAAAAGGGGATACTCATCTCCAAAATCGTTTGGTTGAACTGGGTCTCCTATCTGGAATTGAAGTTCGAATGGTAAAACAAGCGCCCTTTAAAGGTCCTGTTGAAATAAAATTTCGTGATTCTTATTTGTCAATTCGTTGGCAAGATGCCCGTCAAATTGACCTGATAAAATGA
- a CDS encoding GNAT family N-acetyltransferase encodes MSITIKKVSYTKPKDARILEAVMTKWFKNPKDLNLTDPRMAYPFSFKKWVAMTYANDDIHSFALVNEKWIVGIGNLMIIQDSNRAHALHIYIDKEYRGQGLGEKMMKYLESLAREKQIETMTLRVMPKNEPARKLYEKLGFELNGTSKLGSLMLEKKLV; translated from the coding sequence ATGTCCATCACAATCAAAAAAGTCAGTTACACCAAACCTAAGGATGCCCGCATCTTAGAAGCGGTCATGACAAAATGGTTTAAGAATCCTAAAGATTTGAATTTAACAGACCCACGGATGGCCTATCCCTTCAGTTTTAAAAAATGGGTTGCCATGACCTATGCCAATGATGACATCCATAGTTTCGCATTGGTCAATGAAAAATGGATCGTGGGGATTGGAAATCTCATGATTATCCAGGATTCAAACCGCGCCCATGCACTCCATATTTATATCGATAAAGAATATAGAGGACAGGGATTAGGTGAAAAAATGATGAAATATCTTGAATCACTCGCACGGGAAAAACAAATTGAAACAATGACACTTCGGGTTATGCCAAAAAACGAACCGGCTAGAAAGTTATATGAAAAGCTGGGATTTGAATTGAATGGAACTTCCAAGCTGGGGAGCCTTATGCTGGAGAAAAAACTAGTTTGA
- a CDS encoding HNH endonuclease — protein sequence MISPTINGSILNRSVLVLNTNYSPMDICTARHAICLFYNEKVEILESYNESVHSPSVTLSLPSIVKLKDFVRHHKMDVVLSRKNLLIRDKHQCQYCLIKKGPLTLDHVMPKNKGGGDSWENLVTACQVCNRKKGNRTPFEAKMPLKRMPKKPNKIHHFQQFIQDKQTAWRPYLFMESF from the coding sequence ATGATTTCGCCAACAATAAATGGCTCTATCCTAAATCGCTCCGTTTTGGTGCTAAATACGAATTATTCACCAATGGATATTTGTACAGCGCGCCATGCAATTTGTCTTTTTTATAATGAAAAGGTAGAAATCCTGGAATCATATAATGAATCGGTTCATTCACCGTCGGTAACGTTATCCTTGCCAAGCATTGTTAAGCTAAAAGATTTTGTTCGGCATCACAAAATGGATGTAGTATTAAGTCGAAAGAACTTATTAATTCGGGATAAGCATCAGTGTCAGTATTGCTTGATTAAAAAAGGTCCATTGACGCTTGATCATGTAATGCCGAAAAATAAAGGTGGTGGCGATTCTTGGGAAAATCTTGTTACCGCTTGCCAGGTTTGCAACAGAAAAAAAGGTAACCGAACACCATTCGAAGCCAAAATGCCTTTAAAGCGGATGCCGAAAAAGCCCAATAAAATTCATCATTTTCAACAATTTATTCAAGATAAACAAACGGCATGGCGGCCCTATTTATTTATGGAGTCTTTTTAA
- a CDS encoding HD domain-containing protein, whose translation MKSIVTISKFKEGDTIQGFYLCVEKHLRHTRAGDLYLDLILRDRTGQVHGKVWDKVAEFNEKFSSGDAVAIKGEVDIFLERPQLSIKRINKATVQNYARYGFDPALVMPTAQADPKDMWKNINSLIRKMKNPFLKKLCGNIYSENKEKLFTHPASVSMHHNYRSGFLEHILSMSKMAVQLAPHYQLDTDLVLTGVLLHDIGKIYEIESDYEATFTEHGNLIGHIVMGRDMARSAAKKIKKFPENLLLKVEHIILAHQGKYEWQSPKKPAFKEALLVHLIDVTDSQMNIMDMALKEDREDGDFTNRHNYFRIPLYKGADGFE comes from the coding sequence ATGAAGTCCATAGTTACCATTTCAAAATTTAAAGAAGGCGACACCATCCAGGGGTTTTATCTCTGTGTTGAAAAACACCTTCGTCATACTCGCGCCGGTGATCTTTATTTAGATTTAATTCTGAGAGATCGCACCGGTCAAGTCCATGGTAAAGTGTGGGATAAAGTGGCCGAATTTAATGAAAAATTTTCAAGTGGTGATGCTGTAGCTATCAAAGGTGAGGTGGATATTTTTCTCGAAAGACCACAGTTATCTATCAAAAGAATTAATAAGGCTACGGTTCAAAACTATGCCAGATATGGATTTGATCCTGCTTTAGTGATGCCAACTGCCCAAGCAGATCCTAAGGATATGTGGAAGAATATTAATTCATTAATTCGAAAAATGAAAAATCCTTTTCTGAAAAAACTATGTGGAAATATTTATTCGGAAAATAAAGAAAAACTATTCACTCATCCTGCATCCGTATCTATGCATCATAATTATCGTTCCGGATTTTTAGAACATATTCTGTCCATGTCAAAAATGGCTGTGCAGCTGGCGCCCCATTATCAACTAGATACTGACTTGGTCCTTACCGGGGTCCTCTTACATGATATAGGTAAAATCTATGAGATTGAATCAGATTACGAAGCTACCTTTACGGAACATGGTAATTTGATTGGCCATATAGTTATGGGTCGGGATATGGCCCGATCCGCTGCGAAGAAAATTAAAAAATTCCCCGAAAACCTACTATTAAAAGTGGAACATATCATCCTTGCCCATCAAGGGAAGTATGAATGGCAAAGTCCCAAAAAACCGGCTTTTAAAGAAGCGCTTTTGGTTCATCTTATTGATGTAACTGATTCACAGATGAATATCATGGACATGGCTTTGAAGGAAGATAGAGAAGATGGGGACTTCACTAACAGGCATAATTATTTTCGTATCCCGTTATACAAAGGTGCAGATGGGTTTGAATAA
- a CDS encoding transcriptional repressor yields MASPEPLKKALRKEGLRYTQQRQAVWDELRATDAHRDAEEIYLSLRNSGLTVSRATVYRTIDVLVKNNMVRKLELGDGRARYEHKIDSTHHDHLICVQCGKIEEFMDEVIEERQDKIVEKFNFKLIRHIHQLFVICSECKKA; encoded by the coding sequence ATGGCATCCCCAGAACCACTAAAAAAAGCATTAAGAAAAGAAGGACTTAGATATACTCAGCAGCGACAAGCTGTTTGGGATGAATTACGTGCAACGGATGCTCATCGAGATGCAGAAGAAATTTATTTATCTCTAAGAAATTCAGGGTTAACCGTATCCCGGGCTACTGTTTATCGAACCATTGATGTATTGGTGAAAAATAATATGGTTCGCAAATTAGAATTGGGAGACGGCCGTGCACGCTATGAACATAAGATAGATTCGACTCATCACGACCATTTGATTTGCGTCCAGTGTGGCAAAATTGAAGAATTTATGGATGAGGTGATTGAAGAGCGTCAGGATAAAATAGTAGAAAAGTTTAACTTTAAACTTATTCGTCATATTCATCAATTATTTGTGATTTGTAGTGAGTGTAAAAAAGCATGA
- a CDS encoding UvrD-helicase domain-containing protein: MSKRNLNKVQKAAVEAFGRPVLIFAGAGSGKTRVLTHKIAHLIENNLVPAENILAVTFTNKAAQEMRGRVNGLIKESKMRSTIGTFHSICARVLRKEIHHLGYSSDFSIFDVADQVTLVKVVLEAMDIPKNYVTPQEVRHKISYFKNKLIKPEEAKKKAHLVIEKTYADIYKNYQKALAKNNAVDFDDLLLLPIELFEKHPAILEKYRENWQYILVDEYQDTNKPQFMLVKYLAQKHQQICVVGDDDQSIYGWRGADIRNILDFEKNFGNCEVFKLEKNYRSSAHILEAAASVVKNNVNRAPKELIPHNGAGEKLGLIETNDEMEEADAVVNALEKEIKLQKRNFSDFAILYRTNSQSRSLEDAFRRSGIPYNIVGGFRFYERKEIKDLIGYISLIVNPKDTISMRRVINFPPRGIGMKTVDKCVIEAADKKTDMIEVLNFPGNMGIRGKQADSLQSFFTIIKKYNELLPKLNAGELVRTLVEEAGIIQYYRASSAPEDRDRLENVMEFLRSVDEFMLRTPEGGLSQFLEEVSLLTDLDQWNDETNRVTLMTLHAAKGLEFPVVFITGLEDGLFPLYSALEAQEKLEEERRLFYVGLTRAMEKVYLMYANHRRRFGSEDLYGMVSRFVHEMPEDKLEKISFTSALTRKVVGGRPGYNTKTAVSRTVVVFDDFIVGDFVEHAIFGIGKVMALSGQGENQRVGIVFKDGLKKKLVVKFANLKKVESPQV, translated from the coding sequence ATGAGTAAACGAAATCTGAATAAAGTGCAAAAAGCAGCTGTTGAAGCTTTTGGAAGACCTGTCTTGATTTTTGCTGGTGCCGGCAGTGGGAAAACGCGCGTATTAACCCACAAGATTGCCCACTTAATAGAAAATAATCTGGTTCCTGCCGAAAATATATTAGCGGTTACTTTTACAAATAAAGCAGCCCAAGAAATGCGTGGTCGGGTTAATGGCCTGATTAAGGAATCTAAAATGAGGTCAACCATTGGCACATTTCATTCTATTTGTGCGCGTGTTTTACGTAAAGAGATTCATCATCTAGGTTATTCTTCTGATTTTTCTATTTTTGATGTTGCGGACCAGGTTACCTTAGTTAAAGTGGTCCTCGAAGCCATGGATATACCCAAGAATTATGTTACGCCACAAGAGGTTCGTCATAAGATCAGTTATTTCAAAAATAAACTAATCAAACCAGAAGAAGCTAAAAAGAAAGCACATTTAGTAATCGAAAAAACCTACGCGGATATTTATAAAAATTATCAAAAAGCGTTGGCAAAAAATAATGCTGTCGATTTTGATGATTTGTTACTGCTTCCTATAGAACTTTTTGAGAAACATCCGGCTATTTTAGAAAAATACCGTGAAAACTGGCAATATATCTTGGTGGATGAATATCAGGATACAAATAAACCACAGTTTATGCTGGTTAAATACTTGGCCCAAAAACACCAACAAATTTGTGTGGTGGGTGATGATGATCAATCTATTTACGGATGGCGTGGCGCAGACATTCGAAATATTCTTGATTTTGAAAAGAATTTTGGAAATTGTGAAGTGTTTAAACTGGAAAAAAATTATCGATCATCTGCACATATTTTGGAAGCGGCCGCTTCTGTCGTAAAAAACAATGTTAATCGTGCACCAAAAGAATTAATACCTCATAATGGTGCCGGTGAAAAACTGGGTTTGATTGAAACCAATGATGAGATGGAAGAAGCAGATGCTGTGGTGAATGCATTGGAAAAAGAAATTAAACTTCAAAAACGCAATTTCAGTGATTTTGCTATCCTGTATCGCACCAATTCTCAATCACGTTCATTGGAGGATGCCTTCCGCCGTTCCGGGATTCCCTATAATATTGTGGGTGGTTTCCGATTTTATGAACGGAAAGAAATTAAAGATTTAATCGGCTATATTTCCTTAATTGTAAATCCAAAAGATACAATTTCTATGCGCCGAGTGATTAATTTTCCACCTCGCGGCATTGGAATGAAAACAGTGGATAAATGTGTTATCGAGGCTGCGGATAAAAAGACCGATATGATTGAAGTTTTGAACTTTCCAGGGAATATGGGTATTCGTGGGAAACAGGCAGATTCATTACAATCCTTTTTCACAATTATTAAAAAATACAATGAACTCCTTCCAAAATTAAATGCGGGTGAGTTGGTTCGAACCTTGGTGGAAGAAGCTGGAATTATTCAGTATTATCGCGCCAGTTCGGCGCCGGAAGATCGGGATCGATTAGAAAATGTGATGGAATTCCTCCGAAGTGTAGATGAATTCATGCTTCGTACACCTGAAGGTGGCCTATCCCAGTTTTTAGAAGAAGTATCTCTGTTGACCGATTTAGATCAATGGAATGATGAAACAAACCGCGTAACATTAATGACACTTCATGCGGCCAAAGGATTGGAATTCCCTGTCGTCTTTATCACGGGACTAGAAGATGGATTATTTCCCCTTTATAGTGCACTAGAAGCGCAAGAGAAACTTGAAGAAGAACGGCGATTATTTTATGTAGGGTTAACCCGCGCCATGGAAAAAGTTTATCTCATGTATGCAAATCACCGTCGTCGTTTTGGCTCTGAAGATCTTTACGGTATGGTTTCAAGGTTTGTCCATGAAATGCCCGAAGATAAATTAGAGAAAATTTCATTTACATCTGCACTTACACGAAAAGTTGTGGGTGGCAGACCAGGTTATAATACAAAGACTGCTGTAAGTCGTACAGTTGTGGTTTTTGATGATTTTATCGTTGGTGACTTTGTAGAACATGCCATATTTGGAATTGGTAAAGTTATGGCTTTGAGTGGCCAAGGTGAAAACCAGCGCGTAGGTATTGTATTTAAAGATGGGCTTAAGAAAAAACTCGTTGTTAAATTTGCCAACCTAAAGAAAGTCGAATCTCCCCAAGTATAA
- a CDS encoding ECF transporter S component — MNNLVRAAIFCALAIGMGFSLMLVPNVELITVIVFLSGLTLGAKWGTLVGGTAIFIYSGLNPMGSGLSFPPLFLMQIIGMSITGAVGGFVRPIFYRKQFSVISLAGLSIVGFSVTLIYDVLTLVSYPISAGLGMAGVLAALVKGMGFIILHEISNAVVFVVAVPSVVKYLK, encoded by the coding sequence TTGAATAATTTGGTCCGGGCTGCGATATTTTGCGCCCTGGCAATTGGAATGGGTTTTTCTCTTATGCTTGTCCCAAATGTGGAACTTATTACAGTAATCGTTTTTTTATCGGGATTAACATTAGGAGCAAAGTGGGGCACCTTGGTCGGGGGCACGGCAATTTTTATTTATTCGGGACTGAATCCAATGGGGTCAGGCCTTAGCTTTCCGCCTTTATTTCTAATGCAGATAATTGGTATGTCCATCACCGGTGCAGTGGGTGGTTTCGTTCGCCCCATTTTCTATCGAAAACAGTTTAGTGTAATTTCTTTGGCTGGATTGAGTATTGTCGGTTTCTCAGTTACACTCATTTATGATGTTTTAACATTGGTGTCTTATCCCATCTCGGCAGGGTTGGGTATGGCAGGAGTTTTGGCCGCTTTGGTTAAAGGTATGGGTTTTATCATTTTGCATGAAATATCTAATGCTGTAGTATTTGTTGTTGCCGTTCCCAGTGTGGTAAAATATCTAAAATAA
- a CDS encoding TonB-dependent receptor, whose protein sequence is MRGLVQNGNRPVSHAIIVHDSSGSWTMSGEYGFFTTVGELGDSITVYHYGFKDQHFVITNNSEYIVQLKMDPVEMDPINVKGFRPIHSNNFQAKNGRNLSSTMASIPSLSLRTYGGIGGLGTLSIDGGLTSHTKILWNGIDLTSPQNGETDISQMPFFIINNLTISRTPTLSYGSGSIDGSISITNSKTPRIKITSGSFGLRSIAGQIKIPSETWETHLGFGKLRSTGNFDYSHLGKSGKIQNNIFKQSFYSIDTNCAISNRWFISIQSLLTQQDRGIPGLVFSPSPKAKRKDALQLFNLRSIWQIPNHLFSVSLTSRQSDEHYINPQYAVDSRHDLTASQLEMSWKTSPHKSIEIDQKLFLKKEEISSTDTKNHNRVIQSYANRIIWAISEKFSNESGVRFDREKGRFSIWTWQSGLEYGMKNASVSIMAGNGFRYPTFNDMFWSPGGDPSLLPETTHWIRAHWETTFQKHNLSIRHSYKNSKNLIQWAPGETYWQPHNIANTLRNTTTITLDGELIKNIRYTAHFSYNNSKDLTQNKPLRYAPKYLGSFSIEANILSLNYWLQGQYTGERISLYSWPKDVTIAPYFIFSGGLDWSVNKQINILISVENFLNKNYMTVNSYPEPGRSFSLSIQYNPQFNRTK, encoded by the coding sequence GTGAGAGGTCTTGTTCAAAATGGTAACCGTCCAGTTTCCCATGCAATTATTGTTCACGATTCTTCAGGCTCATGGACCATGTCTGGTGAATATGGTTTTTTTACCACGGTCGGTGAATTGGGGGACAGTATTACCGTTTATCATTATGGGTTCAAAGATCAACATTTCGTTATTACCAATAATTCAGAATATATCGTTCAATTAAAAATGGACCCTGTCGAAATGGATCCCATAAATGTAAAGGGATTCCGACCGATTCATTCAAATAATTTTCAAGCCAAGAATGGGCGAAACCTTTCATCTACTATGGCGTCAATCCCTTCCCTTTCATTACGAACTTATGGCGGCATTGGAGGGTTGGGTACACTATCTATTGATGGGGGATTGACCTCTCACACCAAAATATTATGGAATGGGATCGATCTTACCAGTCCCCAAAATGGTGAAACTGATATATCACAAATGCCTTTTTTCATAATTAATAATTTGACCATTTCCCGAACACCGACATTATCTTATGGATCTGGAAGTATTGATGGTTCAATTTCAATTACAAACTCTAAAACTCCACGTATTAAAATAACATCTGGCAGTTTTGGTCTCCGTTCCATCGCAGGTCAAATCAAGATTCCATCTGAAACTTGGGAAACACATCTTGGATTTGGAAAATTAAGGTCAACTGGGAATTTTGATTATAGTCATTTAGGAAAAAGCGGGAAGATTCAAAATAATATATTTAAACAATCGTTTTATTCTATTGATACCAATTGTGCTATTTCAAATAGATGGTTTATATCTATTCAATCCCTTTTAACTCAACAGGACCGCGGTATTCCCGGGTTGGTTTTTTCGCCATCCCCAAAAGCAAAACGAAAAGATGCCCTTCAATTATTCAACCTTAGATCAATATGGCAAATACCCAACCATCTTTTTTCTGTTTCATTAACTTCCCGTCAAAGCGATGAACACTACATTAATCCACAATATGCCGTGGATAGTCGACATGACTTAACCGCATCCCAACTTGAAATGAGTTGGAAAACATCACCGCATAAATCCATCGAAATAGATCAAAAGCTATTCCTTAAAAAAGAAGAAATTTCCAGTACAGATACGAAGAATCATAATCGTGTTATTCAATCTTATGCCAATAGGATTATTTGGGCAATTTCAGAAAAGTTTTCGAATGAGAGCGGTGTTCGATTCGATCGGGAAAAAGGAAGATTCAGCATCTGGACATGGCAATCGGGGTTGGAATATGGAATGAAAAATGCTTCTGTGTCTATCATGGCGGGGAATGGATTTCGTTACCCAACTTTTAATGATATGTTCTGGAGTCCTGGTGGAGACCCATCCCTTTTGCCGGAAACAACACATTGGATTCGCGCTCATTGGGAAACAACTTTCCAGAAACACAATTTATCGATTCGCCACAGCTATAAAAACAGTAAAAACCTGATTCAATGGGCGCCAGGAGAAACCTATTGGCAGCCCCATAACATTGCCAATACGCTGCGGAATACAACCACCATCACATTGGATGGAGAATTAATCAAGAACATCCGCTATACTGCTCATTTCAGTTATAATAATTCTAAAGATTTGACCCAAAATAAACCATTGCGCTATGCACCAAAATATTTAGGTTCATTCAGTATAGAGGCCAATATCCTATCTTTGAACTACTGGCTGCAAGGACAATATACAGGTGAAAGAATTTCCCTATATAGTTGGCCTAAAGATGTCACAATAGCTCCCTATTTTATTTTTTCGGGCGGACTCGATTGGTCTGTGAACAAACAAATCAATATTCTTATTTCAGTAGAAAATTTTCTCAATAAAAATTATATGACAGTGAATAGTTATCCAGAACCGGGACGCAGTTTTTCACTTTCTATTCAATACAACCCTCAATTCAATAGGACTAAATAA
- the trpS gene encoding tryptophan--tRNA ligase, with protein sequence MKRVLSGIQPSGDLHLGNYFGMMSRMIKYQEENDLFCFIVNYHALTTIQDKDRLASNTLNAAMDFMALGLDPDQSTFWIQGDVPQVCESTWLLSNIVNVGLLDRATSYKDKLAKGITANVGLYSYPILMASDILLFGGEIVPVGKDQKQHLEMTRDMAIRFNKTFGEVFVVPKPDIEKTTQLVPGIDGLKMSKSYGNTIPIFGAEKAIRKKFMSIVTDSTEIDKPKDINSPLFQLYSLFLNDSERETLADRFGTPGMRYGDVKQELFECFWAQFEPFREKREYLTGHKDYVIQKLNEGAEKAGAVADSYLTKAREAMGLQYGEVNV encoded by the coding sequence ATGAAACGTGTTTTGAGTGGAATTCAACCCTCAGGTGATCTACACTTGGGAAATTATTTTGGAATGATGTCCAGAATGATTAAGTATCAGGAAGAAAATGACCTATTTTGTTTTATCGTGAATTATCATGCTTTAACAACCATCCAAGATAAAGATCGGCTGGCTTCCAATACATTGAATGCAGCAATGGATTTTATGGCTCTTGGGCTGGATCCTGATCAATCAACATTTTGGATTCAAGGTGATGTGCCACAAGTATGTGAATCCACTTGGCTTTTATCCAATATTGTGAATGTTGGCCTTTTAGATCGAGCTACTTCTTATAAGGATAAACTTGCCAAAGGAATCACCGCCAATGTTGGTCTTTATTCATATCCAATTCTAATGGCATCTGATATCCTTTTATTTGGGGGCGAAATTGTTCCTGTTGGTAAAGATCAAAAACAACACCTTGAAATGACCCGGGATATGGCCATTCGATTTAATAAAACTTTTGGTGAAGTATTTGTCGTTCCTAAACCGGATATTGAAAAAACCACACAATTAGTACCGGGAATTGATGGTCTGAAAATGAGTAAATCTTATGGAAATACCATTCCAATTTTTGGCGCTGAAAAAGCGATTCGAAAAAAGTTTATGTCAATCGTTACCGACTCTACTGAAATTGATAAACCAAAAGATATCAACTCACCCTTATTCCAGTTGTATAGCCTATTCCTGAATGATTCGGAACGAGAAACTTTGGCCGATCGATTCGGAACACCTGGTATGCGTTATGGCGATGTGAAGCAGGAATTATTCGAATGTTTTTGGGCACAGTTTGAACCGTTCCGGGAAAAACGAGAATACTTGACCGGTCATAAAGACTATGTTATACAAAAATTAAATGAAGGCGCTGAGAAAGCTGGCGCTGTAGCCGATTCATATTTAACCAAAGCCAGGGAGGCGATGGGGTTGCAATATGGAGAAGTAAATGTATAA
- the feoB gene encoding ferrous iron transport protein B — protein sequence MKQHFFENNPALDTDSKWVALVGNPNCGKTAIFNLLTGLNQKVSNYPGVTVEKKIGLVYSENLSYKVLDLPGTYSLQPESFDEEIVSEQVTDWAKGESPPAIIISVVDASNLARNLFLTSQLLDLNIPVIVALNMMDLLNDGQQIDCKKLAKKLGVNGVVPISAKKNQGLDELKLMIGTVLRSGKCSKHSLPWLNDKIVEHLSPLIDPQFYSKDFAVAQLLRKVTHFRNVNGDSSQFNSINEAIFELGYQPQTVEATLRYRWIDDIVNTVHKRSRPKIEKESRSEKWDNILTHRWGGPAIFITILYFIFQSIFTWATVPMDWIQAGVDQVSVFILSNMPSGMLRDILVEGIIAGVGAIVIFLPQILILSFFLTILEDTGYMARVAFMLDRGMTKMGLHGKSVLPLMSGYACAIPGIMSTRTIDSWKERLVTILILPLMSCSARLPVYTLLIGAFIPPVIVGGIFNLQGLTLVFMYFLGTVTALILAKIFSKFIKEKSSSSFVMELPPYRVPIARSVIRHVFIRGKLFLVNAGKIIMAISILLWFLASFPKVDPQSVDVNPIHHSYAGKIGHAMEPVIRPLGFDWKIGIGLLTSFAAREVMVSTMATIYNVEDSGDETVNLREAMLNDTDDKTGLPVYTPLVALALMVFYVFAAQCMATFAIVRQETNSWKWPLFMVAYMTALAYFGAMVVYQCGLLLGFS from the coding sequence ATGAAACAGCATTTTTTTGAAAATAACCCTGCCTTGGATACTGATTCGAAGTGGGTAGCTCTGGTAGGGAATCCCAATTGTGGTAAAACGGCAATCTTTAACCTACTAACAGGACTGAACCAAAAAGTATCCAATTATCCTGGTGTAACAGTAGAGAAAAAAATCGGTTTAGTTTATTCGGAAAATCTATCATACAAAGTATTGGATTTACCCGGGACTTATAGTCTTCAACCGGAATCATTCGACGAAGAAATTGTTTCGGAACAGGTTACCGATTGGGCCAAAGGTGAATCGCCTCCCGCTATCATTATTTCTGTGGTTGATGCCTCAAATTTGGCGCGAAATCTTTTCCTCACTTCCCAACTTCTCGATTTAAATATTCCTGTAATTGTGGCATTGAATATGATGGATCTCCTGAACGATGGCCAACAAATCGATTGCAAGAAACTGGCAAAAAAATTGGGAGTTAATGGCGTTGTTCCTATTTCAGCAAAAAAGAATCAGGGGTTGGATGAACTAAAATTAATGATTGGGACAGTGTTGAGATCGGGTAAATGTTCAAAACATTCATTGCCCTGGTTGAATGATAAAATAGTAGAACACCTATCTCCATTAATAGACCCTCAATTTTATTCGAAAGATTTTGCTGTAGCCCAATTATTGCGAAAGGTCACCCATTTCAGAAATGTAAATGGCGATTCATCCCAATTTAATTCTATCAATGAAGCAATCTTTGAACTGGGATATCAGCCCCAAACGGTTGAAGCTACCCTTCGATATCGTTGGATTGATGACATTGTTAATACAGTTCATAAGCGAAGCAGACCGAAGATTGAAAAGGAATCTCGCAGTGAAAAGTGGGACAATATCCTTACCCATCGCTGGGGAGGACCGGCCATATTTATCACTATTCTATATTTCATTTTTCAATCCATATTTACATGGGCCACAGTTCCCATGGATTGGATCCAAGCGGGGGTCGACCAAGTTTCTGTATTTATTTTGTCCAATATGCCTTCAGGAATGCTTCGTGATATATTGGTTGAAGGAATTATCGCTGGTGTTGGTGCTATCGTTATTTTCCTGCCGCAAATTTTAATATTGAGTTTCTTCCTGACAATATTAGAAGATACGGGCTATATGGCACGGGTCGCTTTTATGCTAGATCGAGGAATGACAAAAATGGGACTCCACGGTAAATCAGTTTTACCCTTAATGAGCGGTTATGCCTGTGCCATCCCTGGAATCATGTCAACAAGAACAATTGACAGTTGGAAGGAGCGGTTGGTTACAATTTTAATTTTACCTCTCATGAGCTGTAGCGCCCGTCTTCCTGTTTATACCCTGTTAATCGGTGCTTTTATACCGCCTGTAATTGTGGGTGGTATCTTTAATCTTCAGGGATTAACATTAGTATTTATGTATTTTTTGGGAACCGTAACCGCGCTGATTCTAGCTAAAATATTCAGCAAATTTATCAAAGAAAAATCATCATCATCTTTTGTAATGGAGTTGCCTCCATATCGTGTTCCTATTGCCCGTTCCGTTATTCGTCATGTTTTCATTCGGGGGAAATTATTTTTGGTAAATGCGGGAAAGATTATTATGGCTATTTCCATATTATTATGGTTTTTAGCATCCTTCCCAAAAGTGGATCCACAATCAGTTGATGTGAATCCCATTCATCATAGTTACGCAGGCAAGATTGGCCATGCCATGGAGCCGGTCATCCGTCCTTTGGGTTTTGACTGGAAGATCGGCATTGGATTGTTAACATCGTTTGCGGCAAGAGAGGTAATGGTTTCTACAATGGCAACCATTTACAATGTTGAAGATAGTGGGGATGAAACTGTTAACTTGAGGGAGGCAATGCTAAACGATACTGATGATAAAACTGGGTTGCCTGTATATACGCCGTTGGTAGCATTGGCATTGATGGTTTTTTACGTTTTTGCCGCTCAATGTATGGCTACCTTTGCCATTGTGCGCCAGGAAACAAACTCATGGAAATGGCCTCTGTTCATGGTCGCCTATATGACCGCCTTAGCCTATTTTGGCGCTATGGTAGTTTATCAGTGCGGGTTGCTATTGGGTTTTAGCTAA